From the Salarias fasciatus chromosome 16, fSalaFa1.1, whole genome shotgun sequence genome, one window contains:
- the ints6 gene encoding integrator complex subunit 6 — MPVLLFLIDTSASMNQRTHLGTTYLDIAKGAVETFMKLRGRDPASRGDRYMLVSYEDVPFGIKAGWKESHATFMTELRNLQAAGLTTVGQALRTAFDLLNLNRLVTGIDNYGQGRNPFFLEPAIIIAITDGNKLTSSGGVQEELHLPLTTPLPGSELTKEPFRWDQRLFALVLRISGNASVEPEPLGGVPPDDSPITPMCEVTGGRSYSVFSQRMLNQCLESLVQKIQSGVVINFEKTGPDPPPLEDAPPEAVKSGPQAWHCCHKLIYVRPNPKTGVPIGHWPVPEAFWPDQNSPTLPPRSAHPHVRFSCLDAEPMVIDKVPFDKYELEPSPLTQFILERKSPHTCWQVFVCNSAKYSDLGQPFGYLKASTALNCVNLFVMPYNYPVLLPLLDDLIKVHKFKPTLKWRQSFENYLKTMPPYYIGALRKALRIMGAPNLLAENMEYGLSYSVVSYLKKLSQQTKIEYDRLIASVGKKPPPEAGIKVRWRGGGISVAQRRDFVQQLQSVTGEAPAPPLELNPKEFQGFQLALLSKGLKPQSFRNPYDVPRSHLLDQLSRMRRNLLHGGAGALRGHDSDQLHSVPIAQMGNYQDFLKAAPQPLRDADPEQPKRLHTFGNPFKLDKKGMMIDEADEFVTGPQNKGKRPADGGGLTGGGPKRRRCMSPLLRLGRAYTPPVSPPASPRPIADVDVSDGALEPDVLLINHLDQNHCGSDGDPDPDPDRPSGPAHLQENHTAADPQLLRLGDEEENGRPPPPGGEAGADLLLLDDQPPRFLSPAALKKHIHTETTKVNNELRALITKEIRKPGRHYEKIFLLLKQIQGTLDTRLVFLQNIIKEAARFKKRVLIEQLENFLEEIHSRANNMNHVDSL, encoded by the exons ATGCCCGTTTTACTTTTTCTGATAGACACGTCCGCGTCAATGAACCAGCGCACCCATCTGGGCACTACCTATCTGGACATAGCAAAAGGCGCTGTTGAGACTTTTATGAAG CTCAGAGGGAGAGACCCGGCCAGCCGAGGGGACCGGTACATGCTGGTCAGTTACGAAGACGTTCCGTTCGGGATCAAG GCCGGCTGGAAGGAGAGCCACGCCACCTTCATGACGGAGCTGAGAAACCTGCAGGCGGCCGGGCTCACCACGGTCGGCCAGGCCCTGAGGACCGCCTTCGATTTACTCAATCTCAATAGATTAGTGACGGGGATAGACAACTACGGCCAG GGAAGAAATCCATTTTTCCTCGAACCGGCCATCATCATTGCAATCACCGACGGCAACAAGCTGACCAGCTCCGGCGGCGTCCAGGAAGAG ctccacctgcccctGACCACGCCGCTGCCCGGGAGCGAGCTGACCAAGGAGCCGTTCCGCTGGGACCAGCGGCTCTTCGCTCTGGTGCTGCGGATTTCCGGCAACGCCTCGGTGGAGCCGGAGCCGCTGGGCGGCGTCCCGCCCGACGACTCCCCCATCACCCCCATGTGCGAGGTCACCGGAG GCCGGTCCTACAGCGTCTTCTCCCAGCGGATGTTGAACCAGTGTCTGGAGTCTCTGGTGCAGAAGATCCAGAGCGGCGTGGTGATCAACTTCGAGAAGACCGGGCCGGATCCGCCGCCGCTCGAGG ATGCTCCCCCCGAGGCGGTGAAGTCGGGTCCTCAGGCCTGGCACTGCTGCCACAAGCTGATTTACGTTCGACCCAACCCCAAAACCGGCGTCCCCATCGGCCACTGGCCCGTCCCCGAGGCCTTCTGGCCCGACCAGAACTCCCCCACGCTG CCGCCCCGCTCCGCCCACCCCCACGTCCGCTTCTCCTGCCTGGACGCCGAGCCCATGGTGATCGACAAGGTGCCCTTCGACAAGTACGAGCTGGAGCCGTCGCCGCTCACGCAGTTCATCCTGGAGAGGAAGTCCCCGCACACCTGCTGGCAG gtgtttgtgtgtaacAGCGCCAAGTACAGCGACCTGGGCCAGCCGTTTGGCTACCTGAAGGCCAGCACCGCCCTCAACTGCGTCAACCTGTTCGTCATGCCCTACAACTACCCCGTGCTCCTGCCCCTCCTGG ACGACCTGATCAAGGTTCATAAGTTCAAGCCCACGCTCAAGTGGAGGCAGTCGTTCGAGAACTACCTGAAGACCATGCCTCCGTACTACATCGGG GCTCTGAGGAAGGCGCTGAGGATCATGGGAGCTCCCAACCTGCTGGCGGAGAACATGGAGTACGGCCTGAGCTACAGCGTGGTTTCCTACCTGAAGAAGCTCAGCCAGCAG ACCAAAATCGAGTACGACCGTCTGATCGCCTCGGTCGGGAAGAAGCCGCCGCCGGAGGCCGGCATCAAGGTGCGGTGGCGAGGGGGCGGGATCTCCGTGGCGCAGCGCCGGGACttcgtccagcagctgcagagcgtcACCGGGgaggcgccggcgccgccgctggAGCTCAACCCCAAAGAGTTCCAGGGCTTCCAGCTGGCGCTGCTCAGCAAG GGCCTGAAGCCTCAGAGCTTCAGGAATCCGTACGACGTCCCCCGGAGCCACCTGCTGGACCAGCTGAGCCGCAtgaggaggaacctgctgcACGGCGGCGCGGGCGCCCTGCGAGGACACGACTCCG atcagctgcaCAGCGTGCCGATCGCCCAGATGGGGAACTACCAGGACTTCCTGAAagcggcgccgcagccgctcCGGGACGCCGACCCCGAGCAGCCCAAACGCCTGCACACCTTCGGGAACCCCTTCAAACTGGACAAGAAG GGCATGATGATCGACGAGGCGGACGAGTTCGTCACCGGCCCCCAGAACAAGGGCAAGAGGccggcggacggcggcggccTGACGGGGGGCGGGCCCAAGAGGCGGCGCTGCATGTCCCCCCTGCTGCGCCTGGGCCGGGCCTACACGCCCCCCGTGTCCCCCCCCGCCAGCCCCCGGCCCATTGcag ACGTGGACGTGAGCGACGGCGCCCTGGAGCCAGACGTCCTCCTCATCAaccacctggaccagaaccactgcGGCTCTGACGgcgacccggacccggacccggaccgcCCCTCAGGGCCCGcccacctccaggagaaccACACGGCAGCGGATCCGCAGCTGCTCCGGCtcggggacgaggaggagaacgggcggccgccgccgccggggggcGAGGCGGGCgccgacctgctgctgctggacgaccAGCCGCCGCGCTTCCTGTCGCCGGCGGCGCTGAAGAAGCACATCCACACCGAGACCACCAAGGTCAACAACGAGCTGCGGGCGCTCATCACCAAGGAGATCCGGAAGCCCGGCAGGC
- the wdfy2 gene encoding WD repeat and FYVE domain-containing protein 2, which yields MAAEAPPQPQPQPQARKPCLLSRIEASQEVVSSAVIIPKEDGVISLSEDRTVRVWLKRDGGQYWPSVFHTMTVPCSCMSFNPETRRLSVGTDAGTICEFILSEDYNKMTPALTYQAHQGRVTVVLLVLEMEWLLSAGQDRSFSWHCSESGQPLGTHRTAAWVSGLQFDVETRHAFVGDQSGQVTILKLEQDSCSLVTTFKGHTGHVTALCWDPGQRVLFSGSSDRSIIMWDIGGRKGTAIELQGHHEKVQGLCYASHTRQLISCSADGSIVVWNMDVTRQETPEWLDSDSCQKCEQPFFWNFKQMWDSKKIGLRQHHCRKCGRAVCGKCSSRRSTIPLMGFEFEVRVCDGCHESISDEDRAPTATFHDSKHSVVYMHYEPTSGTLLTSGADKVIKLWDMTPVVS from the exons ATGGCGGCAGAAGCTCCgccgcagccgcagccgcagccgcagGCTCGGAAGCCGTGTCTGCTGAGCCGCATCGAGGCTTCCCAGGAGGTGGTGAGCTCCGCGGTCATCATCCCCAAAGAGGACGGAGTCATCAGCCTGTCGGAGGAcag GACGGTCCGGGTGTGGCTGAAGAGGGACGGCGGTCAGTACTGGCCCAGCGTGTTCCACACCATGACAG TGCCCTGCTCCTGTATGTCCTTCAACCCGGAGACCAGGAGGCTGTCGGTGGGGACGGACGCGGGGACGATCTGT GAATTTATCCTGTCAGAGGATTACAACAAAATGACTCCAGCGCTCACCTACCAAG cccaCCAGGGCCGGGTGacggtggtgctgctggtgctggagaTGGAGTGGCTCCTGAGCGCCGGCCAGGACCGGAGCTTCAGCTGGCACTGCTCGGAGAGCGGCCAGCCGCTGGGGACGCACCGCACCGCCGCCTGGGTGTCGGGGCTGCA GTTCGACGTGGAGACTCGGCACGCCTTCGTGGGCGACCAGTCGGGTCAGGTGACCATCCtgaagctggagcaggacagCTGCAGCCTGGTGACCACCTTCAAAGGACACACAG GTCATGTGACGGCGCTGTGCTGGGACCCGGGCCAGAGGGTTCTGTTCTCCGGCAGCTCGGACCGCTCCATCATCATGTGGGACATCGGGGGACGTAAAGGGACGGCCATCGAGCTGCAGGGACACCA TGAGAAGGTCCAGGGTCTGTGCTACGCCTCCCACACCCGGCAGCTCATCTCCTGCAGCGCCGACGGCAGCATCGTGGTCTGGAACATGGACGTGACGCGGCAggag ACTCCGGAGTGGCTGGACAGCGACTCCTGCCAGAAGTGTGAGCAGCCTTTCTTCTGGAACTTCAAGCAGATGTGGGACAGCAAGAAGATCGGCCTGCGGCAG CACCACTGCAGGAAGTGCGGCCGGGCGGTGTGCGGCAAGTGCTCGTCCCGCCGCTCCACCATCCCCCTCATGGGCTTCGAGTTTGAGGTGCGCGTGTGTGACGGCTGCCACGAGTCCATCAGCGACGAGGA CCGGGCGCCGACCGCCACCTTCCACGACAGCAAGCACAGCGTGGTCTACATGCACTACGAGCCCACGTCGGGGACCCTGCTCACCTCCGGCGCCGACAAGGTCATCAAG CTCTGGGACATGACTCCAGTGGTGTCCTGA
- the dhrs12 gene encoding dehydrogenase/reductase SDR family member 12 produces MSVYRNAVWFVKGLQEYTRSGYEAAAKHFAAADLDVDLSGRSFMVTGANSGIGKAAAQEIASRGGTVHLVCRNKGRAEAAKDDIVQRSQNPNVHVHIVDMSSARQVWEFAQRFSQDNALHVLINNAGCMVNQRELTDEGLEKNFATNTLGTFILTTALIPTLQKAEDPRVVTVSSGGMLTQKLNLDDLQFEKGAFDGTMAYAQNKRQQVVLTERWAALHKNIHFSSMHPGWADTPAVQSSMPSFHAKMQSRLRTEAMGADTVVWLAVSAAAAKQPSGLFFQDRKAVATHLPLAASRSSSQDDDRLLAALQELALKFKP; encoded by the exons atgtctgtttacaggaACGCCGTCTGGTTCGTGAAGGGCCTGCAGGAGTACACCAG GAGCGGGTATGAAGCTGCAGCAAAGCATTTCGCCGCCGCCGACCTGGACGTGgacctcagtgggcggagcttcatGGTCACCGGAGCCAACAGCGGCATCGGGAAAGCGGCGGCGCAGGAGATCGCCAGCAGAG GGGGAACGGTTCACCTGGTGTGTCGGAACAAAGGCCGAGCCGAAGCAGCCAAAGACGACATCGTGCAGCGGAGTCAGAACCCG aacgtgcacgtgcacatcgTGGACATGTCCAGCGCACGGCAGGTGTGGGAGTTCGCTCAGCGCTTCTCGCAGGACAATGCACTGCACGTGTTG ATCAATAACGCCGGCTGCATGGTGAACCAGAGGGAGCTGACCGACGAGGGCCTGGAGAAGAACTTCGCCACCAACACGCTCG GTACCTTCATCCTGACCACGGCTCTGATTCCGACCCTGCAGAAGGCTGAAGACCCTCGAGTG GTCACCGTGTCGTCCGGCGGGATGCTCACACAGAAGCTCAACCTGGACGACCTCCAGTTCGAGAAGGGCGCGTTTGATGGCACCATGGCCTACGCTCAGAACAAA AGGCAGCAGGTGGTGCTGACGGAGCGCTGGGCCGCTCTGCACAAGAACATCCACTTCTCCTCCATGCACCCGGGCTGGGCGGACACCCCCG CCGTCCAGTCGTCCATGCCGTCGTTCCACGCCAAGATGCAGTCCAGGCTGCGGACGGAGGCCATGGGCGCCGACACCGTGGTGTGGCTCgccgtctccgccgccgccgccaaacAGCCCAGCGGACTCTTCTTCCAGG ACCGTAAGGCGGTGGCGACGCACCTGCCGCTCGCCGCCTCGCGCTCCTCCTCCCAGGACGACGACCGGCtgctggcggcgctgcaggagCTCGCCCTCAAGTTCAAACCCTGA